A genomic region of Pelodiscus sinensis isolate JC-2024 chromosome 1, ASM4963464v1, whole genome shotgun sequence contains the following coding sequences:
- the LCP1 gene encoding plastin-2, whose product MASTAHISDDEMAELREAFNKIDMDGNGFISSSELTELFKAANLPLPGYRIREITQNLMATGDQDNDGKISFDEFISVFHGLKSTDVAKTFRKAINKKEGICAIGGTSVQSSVGTQHSYSEEEKYAFVNWINKALENDPDCRHVLPMNPDTDDLFLAVGDGIVLCKMINFSVPDTIDERTINKKKLTPFTIQENLNLALNSASAIGCHVVNIGAEDLKEGKPYLVLGLLWQVIKIGLFADIELSRNEALIALLREGESLEDLMKLSPEELLLRWANYHLENAGCNKISNFSTDIKDSKAYYHLLNQVAPKGDEEGIPAIAIDMTGLREKDDIQRAECMLQQAEKLGCRQFVTATDVVRGNPKLNLAFIANLFNRYPALHKPENQDIDWGSIEGETREERTFRNWMNSLGVSPRVNHLYSDLSDALVIFQLYEKIKVPVDWNRVNKPPYPKLGGNMKKLENCNYAVDLGKNQAKFSLVGIAGQDLNEGNRTLTLALMWQLMRRYTLSILEDIGGGQKVNDDIIVNWVNETLTEAGKSSVISSFKDSKISTSMPVLDLIDAIQPGSIKYDLLKTEDLNEEEKLNNAKYAISMARKIGARVYALPEDLVEVKPKMVMTVFACLMGKGMKKV is encoded by the exons ATGGCATCGACGGCACACATCTCAGATGACGAGATGGCAGAGTTGAGAGAGGCTTTCAACAAAATCG ACATGGATGGAAATGGTTTCATAAGCAGTTCTGAATTAACAGAACTGTTCAAAGCAGCCAATCTGCCTCTGCCAGGATATAGAATCCGAGAAATTACTCAGAATTTGATGGCCACGGGAGATCAAGACAATGATGGAAAAATCAGCTTTGATGAATTTATTTCT GTATTCCATGGCCTGAAAAGCACAGATGTTGCTAAAACCTTTCGAAAAGCAATCAATAAAAAGGAGGGGATTTGTGCCATTGGTGGAACTTCAGTCCAGTCCAGTGTTGGGACCCAGCATTCTTATTCAG AAGAGGAAAAGTATGCCTTTGTGAATTGGATTAACAAAGCCCTTGAGAATGATCCTGATTGCCGACATGTGCTTCCAATGAATCCGGACACAGATGACCTCTTTCTGGCCGTTGGTGATGGCATTGTGCTTTG TAAAATGATAAACTTTTCAGTGCCAGACACAATTGATGAAAGAACAATCAACAAAAAGAAGCTCACTCCATTCACTATTCAG gaaAATTTAAACCTAGCCTTGAACTCTGCCTCAGCCATTGGGTGCCATGTTGTTAACATTGGGGCTGAAGACTTAAAAGAGGGGAAACCGTACCTGGTCTTGGGTCTCTTATGGCAAGTTATCAAAATTGGCTTGTTTGCCGACATAGAGCTCAGCAGAAATGAAG CTCTGATTGCCCTTCTGCGCGAAGGAGAGAGTTTAGAGGATCTGATGAAATTATCCCCAGAGGAACTGCTGCTGAGGTGGGCTAACTATCACCTGGAGAATGCTGGATGCAACAAAATCAGTAACTTCAGCACAGACATCAAG GACTCCAAAGCTTATTACCATTTGCTGAACCAAGTTGCCCCAAAGGGAGATGAAGAAGGTATTCCAGCTATTGCTATTGACATGACAGGATTAAGG GAGAAGGATGACATCCAGAGGGCAGAGTGCATGTTGCAGCAAGCAGAGAAATTGGGCTGCCGGCAGTTTGTTACAGCCACAGATGTAGTCCGTGGAAACCCCAAGTTAAATTTGGCTTTCATTGCCAACCTATTTAACAGGTATCCTGCCCTTCATAAACCAGAGAACCAGGACATTGACTGGGGTTCTATTGAAG GTGAGACAAGGGAAGAGAGGACATTTAGGAACTGGATGAACTCCTTGGGTGTTAGTCCCCGTGTCAATCATTTATATAG TGACCTGTCAGATGCCCTGGTTATCTTCCAGCTTTATGAAAAGATTAAAGTGCCGGTAGACTGGAACAGAGTGAATAAACCACCATACCCTAAACTGGGTGGTAACAtgaaaaag CTAGAAAACTGCAACTACGCTGTGGATCTGGGAAAGAATCAAGCCAAGTTTTCCCTGGTTGGAATTGCTGGGCAGGATCTCAATGAAGGAAATCGCACACTAACCCTTGCCTTGATGTGGCAGTTAATGAGAAG ATACACTCTGAGCATCCTGGAAGATATTGGTGGTGGACAGAAGGTCAATGACGACATCATTGTCAACTGGGTAAATGAAACGTTGACTGAAGCTGGGAAAAGTTCGGTCATCAGTAGTTTCAAG GATAGCAAAATCAGCACCAGCATGCCGGTCCTGGATCTCATTGATGCCATTCAGCCAGGTTCCATCAAATATGACCTCCTCAAAACAGAGGACTTGAATGAAGAAGAGAAACTTAATAATGCTAA ATATGCCATCTCCATGGCAAGAAAAATTGGAGCAAGAGTCTATGCCCTTCCAGAAGACCTGGTTGAAGTAAAACCCAAAATGGTCATGACTGTGTTTGCTTGCCTTATGGGAAAAGGAATGAAGAAAGTTTAA